The nucleotide window TTCCGGTTTCAACAGGAGCTTCGGCGTTGAGCGGATTCCTCTCTCCCGAACGGATCGTCGTCTGGGACCGGCCCGCGGAAAAGGACACCGTTCTTCGAACCCTGGCGAAGGCGGCGGTGGCCGGCTGCGGAGAGGTGGATCTGAATCTGGTATTGACCAACATCGCGAAACGCGAGGAGCAAGGGTCCACCTTCCTGAACGAAGGCATTGCCTTGCCTCATGCGCGCATCGAGAACCTTCCCCAAACTGTCGTCGCTATCGGGTTGACTCGGAAAGGGGTAACGGATGTATCCACTTCGATCCCGATCGAATACGTCTTCTTGATCCTGTCCCCGGCGGAGTCGCCGGAGACCCAGATCCAGATCCTGGGGCAGGTCAGCAGGGCTTCCCGCAACCGGCAACTGGTCCAGAACCTGGAATTGTGCCGCACTCCTGCAGAAGTCTTGACCGCCTTCCGTGACTGGGAAACGTCACAAGGTGCCAGCCCCCGGAAAACCGGAATAACGGGTTGAACGATCAGGAACGCTTAACGGCTCTTCGAATGAATTTTCAAGCTTCCGGGTCTTCCGGGTTCGCCGTCGATGGAGTGCGTGAACGCGTGGAAGAGCCCGGTTACCCAGAGGTTGGTCAGGAGGTGCTGCGTGATGCGGGATGTTGTGAAGTACGATTCCTCACCGCAGATCGAAAGATAGAGGGCGATCTGATCCGGCAGGTGGGGGTCCAGGGCCGAGCCCGTGGAATGATACCGGAGAAATTCCGCCGCCGCCTCCTCCCCGACCGTCTCGGCGCGCTTCCCGATCGCGCCGAGGGAGGTGAACCCCGCGGCTGCATTTTCGGATGCGGCGTGAAGGAACAGGAACGTCCCCTGGCCGGGAGTCGGCGCCTCCAGGAGGTCGATGCGCACCCCGACCTCCGACTCGCCGATTCGGGAACGGATTTTTTCCATTGCAGCCTTCCTTTGCCGTTCCGCGATCGACCTGGGGAGTCGACCGACGGCGGAGGACCCGGTGATCGCAAGGAGTTCCCCTCGTTCCGCCATCCGCAAGGGGAGGATTTTGGCCGCCGGGCGGATTTCCGCACCGATTTTCCCCCCTCCCCGCGGATAGAATCCGTATGACTCGATGGACAGCCGGACCTCCAGCCCCATCTTCGCGAGGGCCGGTGCGAAGACGTCGGAAACGTAAGGATAGGAGGGGCTGAAGGGAACGTGCGTCCCCCCGGTGAGCGTCACCGTACTCCTGCTCTCCGCGAAGAGCAACGGAGGAAGCAGGGTTTGAAGGACGAGCAGGGTGGATCCGGCGGTCCCGACGTCGAAGGCATAATCGCCTGCCTTTACCTCGCCGGGGGAAAAGGTGATCTCCGTTGAACCCGTGCGATCCCCGGTGACCTGCGCACCGGAAACGGCTTGCGCCGCCCGGACGCCGGTCAGGTGCTGAGGGCTGAGGCCCGGCTTCTTACGGTTCCTGCGGATATTGATGATCCGGAACGGTTTCCGGAACATGCAGGAGAGCGCGAGGGCAGTCCTCAAGATCTGTCCGCCGCCTTCCCCGTGGCTCCCGTCGATTTCGATCATGCCTTTCGTTGCTGTCCGTTCAGCTTGTCCCGTACCTTCGGAGAATGTCCCAGTACGCCCCCCGGTATCCTTCGCGGATGGCGTCCACGAGCAGCTGGTTGGCGTTGTAGTTGTAGTTGCTCGCGGGTCTCGACGGATCGAAGAACAGGAAGCGGGGATCGCCCCGAGTAAGCGCGTCGAGCAGGTCGAAGAGAAAAGGCGCGATCCCGGGGTCGATGTAAAAAACCGGCCTGGAGAGGTCCTCCCCGCCGATCAGCCCTTTCTTTCGCTCCCCCTGCAGGACCCATCCGGCCAACTTCGTTCCCGGGTAGACGCGCGCGCCCGCAGCGACGCCCGCACGGTCGGGACCGGCTCTTTTTACCATGTCGATCGTGCGAACGATGCTCTCCCGGGTCTCCCCCGGAGATCCGATGAGGAGGTCGAACATGACGGTGATGCCGGCCTCCCTGCAGGACCGGGCGGCGAGGAAGATGTCCTCCGACCTGAAGCTCCGCCCAAGCCTTCGCAGCATTCCGTCATCGCCGGAGTCCACGCCGAAGTTGATCCCTAGGCACCCCGCCCGGCGCATCAGGTTCGCCAATTGCGGGGAGAAGGGAGCCGGGGCGCAGTAGGCGTACCAGCAAAGCTTCTCGCCCAGGCCTCGCCGCAGGATTTCCCGGCAAACTTCCATCGCGTGGGCTTCCGGCACGTTGAACTCGCTGTCGCAGGTGTGGGCATGGTCGATTCCCTGCGCGAGCAGGCGCGTGATCTCGTCGGCCACTGCCGCCGCGGGACGCAGTCGGGAGGTCTTCCCTTTCGCCACGGGGTCGGCGCAGTAGACGCAGCCGCACGGACAGCCCCGCTTCGTTTCGAATCCGGCCTGACCCCCTTCCCGGAAGTACCTGCGGTTGTCCAGGAATCCCCGGCTCATCGGCGGGAGATCCGCAAGGGGAGGGGTTGAAACGGCATTGCGGTGCCACCTCCCGTTTTTGCGAAGGATGAGGTTGGAAAGGTCGCCCCAATCTTCATCCCTTTCCAGCCTGGCCGCGAGTTCCGGCAGGGCGAACTCTCCGTCCCCCCAAATGCCGGCGTCGGCCCCGCACCGGTCCAAAACCTCTTCCGGCATGATGGAAAAGCCGACGCCTCCAAGAAGGATCAGCCCTCCGGTGTGTTCGCGGACGGTTCTCGAAATGGCGGCGTGTTCCGGGAGGAAGGACTCCCGGCTTGCGAGTGAACAGTCGTCCGTGTTGCGGATCGAGATCCCGACCAGGCCGTACTCCCTCCGGGAGAAGAAGGACGCGACGGCCTGTTCCCATCCTTCCTCCCAGCAGAGGTCGAGGATTTCCACCTCCTGCCCGGATGCGGCGAGCGCCTCGGCCACGTAATCCAGCCCGATCGGCGCGATCGGCGGTTGGATCCGGTTGGTGTTCACAAGGGCGATGCGCATAGCTTCCAGACTGGCATATCGGCCGGCCAATTCCAACCGGGGAGGCAACGTGCCGGGGAACCGGCAGCGAGACGAGGGGGATGAAACCCTTGGATCACGGGAGGAATCGAAAGGTACAATACCGTTTGGGGGTGGTCTCATGCCGGCGCACGAACTCGGATCCGTCGCCCGTTCTCTCGTCGCGGCCGGCAAGGGGATTCTCGCAGCCGACGAGAGCGCTCCCACCATCGAGAAGCGCCTGAAAGCCGTCGACGTTCCTTCCACGGAAGAACACCGCAGGGCTTACCGGGAGCTTCTGTTCACGACCCCCGGCGTTTCGGAGTTCATCAGCGGGGTGATCCTGTTCGACGAAACCATTCGGCAGAAGGCCTCGGACGGGACTCCTTTCCCGGAAGTCCTTTCCCGTCCGGGGATCCTCCCCGGAATCAAGGTGGACCAGGGGGCCAAGGCCCTTGCGGGGTTCCCCGGGGAAAAGATCACGGAGGGGCTCGATGGTCTGCGGGAGCGCCTGGTGGAGTATCGCAAAGCGGGAGCCCGATTCGCGAAGTGGCGAGCGGTCATCGCAATCGGCGCCGGGATCCCGACGTCGTACTGCCTCAAGGCGAACGCGCACGCCCTCGCCCGCTATGCCGCCCTGTGCCAGGAGGCAGGGCTTGTACCGATCGTCGAGCCGGAAGTCCTCATGGACGGCTCCCACACCATCGAACGTTGCGAGGAAGTCACGATGACGATGTTGAGTCTCGTCTTCTCCGAGCTCCTGGAACACCGAGTTGTCCTTGAGGGGACGCTCCTCAAGCCCAACATGGTGCTTTCCGGCAAGGAGTGCCCGAAACAGGCGAGCGTTGCCGAAGTAGCGGAAGCCACCGTGCGTTGCCTTCGCAGGGTCGTCCCGTCGGCCGTTCCCGGCATCGTCTTCCTCTCCGGAGGCCAGTCCGCCGGGCAGGCAACCGAACATTTGAACGCCATGAACGCGCTCGGGAAACAACCCTGGGAGCTGAGCTTCTCTTACGGACGCGCCCTCCAGGACCCGGTCCTCAAGACTTGGAGAGGAATTCCCGCGAATGTCCCTGGGGCGCAGCGTACTTTTTATCATCGGGCCAGGTGCAACGGGGCGGCGCGCCACGGCAGATACACGAAAGAGATGGAAATCTCCGCCGCCTGAACGATTTTCGAAAGGATTCATCGAATCGCCACCCGGACCAGGGTTGGTTTCAGGATCCGGGCGACATCTTTCGGATCGACCCCGACCAGGTATCCGCGCTTCCCGCCGTTGATGTAGATCTTCGGAAGATCCAGGATCGTATCTTCCATGTAGACCGGCATCTCCTTGCGCGTGCCGAAGGGAGAGGTTCCTCCCACCAGGTACCCCGTATGTTTCAGCGCGGTTTCGGGAGAGCAGGGAATCACGGTTTTAACGCCGATGATCCGTGCCAGATCCTTCGTGGATACCTGCCGGTCGCCGTGCATCAGCATCACGAGCGGGTTCCTTCCGTCGTCCTCCAGGATGAGGGTCTTGACGACGACGTGCTCGTCCACCCCCAACTCCCGGGAGGAGACTGCGGTTCCCCCCTTCTCCTCGTAGACGTAGAGGTGGTCTGTGTACGGGATCTTCGATGCGCGGAGGACACGGACGGCCGGCGTGACGGGCGGCTTTTCCTTCGGCATCTTTGTGCCTTCCGGTTACGGGAGGAGCAGGACCTTTCCCGTGGTTTTCCGTCCCGAAAGCTGCCGATGGGCCTCCGCCGCCTCCGGCAACGGGAACCTCGCGGCGATCCGGACCTTGAGCTCCCCGGAGGCCACCCACCCGAGCACGACGTTCGCCCTCCAAAGGAGTTCTTCACGCGTCGCCGTGTACTGGCCCAGGGAGGGCCGGGTCAAAAACAGCCCCCCCTTGGTGTTGAGGATCTGAGGGTCGAACGGCGGCACGGGCCCGCTGGACTGTCCGTAGAGCGCCAGGTACCCCCGGGGGGCGAGGCAGTTCAGGCTCTTCTCGAAGGTCGTCTGCCCCACCGAATCGTACACCACCTGCACCCCTTTGCCGCCCGTAAGAAGTCTCACCTCGGACTCGAAGTCCCGCTCGGTGTAGAGGATGACCTCGTCGGCGCCGAACGCGTGTGCAAGCTCCGCCTTTTCCTTCGTGGAGACCGTGCCGATCACGCGGGCTCCCCGCCGCCTGGCCATTTGCGCCAACAGGAGGCCGACGCCGCCGGCCGCCGCGTGAACAAGGCAGGTGTCCCCGGGCTGGAGAGGATAGGTGCTGTGAGTCAGGTAATGGGCCGTCATCCCCTGGAGCATCGCCGCCGCGGCCAATCCGCCGTCGACCCCGTCGGGGAGCTTGATCAGCCGCCAGGAGGGGACGACCGCATATTCCGCGTAGGAGCCGAGTGCCCCGGCGTACGCGACCCGGTCGCCCACGGCCACCTCGCCGACCCCGGGTCCCGTCTCCGCAACGACGCCGGACCCCTCGTTGCCCGGGGTAAAGGGAAGGGGGGATCGGTAGAGCCCCATCCGCTGATAGACGTCGATGAAATTGACCCCGATCGCCTCGAGCTTGACGAGCGCCTCCCCCTTGCCGGGTTTCGGAACGGGGAGGTTCTCCATCGCGAGGTTCTCGGGTTCGCCGTACTGGTGGACGCGGATGGCTTTCACGGTTTCCTCCTGTGCGGCAAGGCGCGCATCGTCAAGGTGGACAAGGGCAGGCCGGCGCAATGCCGGCCTGCCCTACATCAGGGGGTAAGCACGGCGCGGAGTCGGACCTTCCCTTTGCGCAGCCTCTCCAGGACCTCGTTGGTGTTTTTCAGCGGATGCCGCTCCACCAGCGGCGCGATCCCGTGGTCGGCGGCAAACCGCAGCATGGCGTCCATGTCGTCCCGTGTGCCGATCACGGAGCCGCAGATGTGCTTCTGCCCCGTGATGAGGCCCGCGGGGATCAGGGAGGCTTTCTCCGCGATGGCCGCCAGCACCACGAGGGTCCCGTTGGGGCCCAGGCCCGGGATGCACTGCTCGAAGAGGCGGGCGGAGATCCCCGTCAGCAGGATCAGGTCCGCTCCTCCCATCGAGGAAAGCCGTTTCCCGATCTTCTCCTTTTCCGCATCGATGATCTCGCTGGCCCCCATCTGCCTCGCGAGGGGAATCTTCTCTTCCCCGCGGAGGATGGCCACGACCCGCGCCCCCATCGCGGACGCCATGCGAAGCCCCAGGTGTCCCAGTCCGCCGATCCCCGCCACCGCGACGGTTTTCCCGGCCAGGTTCCCCGCCCGGCGAAGCGGCGCGAAGACCGTGATCCCGGCGCACAGAAGGGGAGCCGCCTCCACGAGGTCGAGACCCTCCGGTATCCTGTGGGTAAAGGCCGCAGGCGCCTTGACGAACTCCGCGTAGCCGCCGTTCACGGTGACGCCGGTGCTTTTCTGGGCGGCACAGAGCATCTCCGCCCCGGACTTGCAGGGGGCGCACTCCCCGCAGGCGAATTGCATCCAAGGAATGCCTACCCGGTCTCCGGGGGCGAGGGTTTTCACTTCGCTTCCCACCTTTTCCACGATGCCGGTCGCCTCGTGTCCCGGAACGATGGGCAGGGGTGTTCCCCAGTCCTTCCAGTCCCCGTCGACCAGGTGGAGATCGCTGTGGCAGACCCCGCAGCCGCTCACCCGGATCAGCGCTTCGCGGGGTCCAGGGGAAGGCGTCGGCACTTCCGAAAGGACCAGCGGTTTCCCGAAGGCTTCGCATACGGCGGCTTTCATCGGGTGTCCCCCGCCAACTCGGTGATCTCCGCGCAGTCGCTGATCTCGATGGCCCCCTTCACGCTCATCGCCGCGGGACATTTCTCCTCGTAAACCTTGAGCGCCTCGCGTGCGTCTGCTGTTTTCCCCGGGGGGACCTTGAGCGTGTATTTTACCCGGATTTTCGTGATGCGCAGCACGCCGTCCACGTCCTCGACGTCTCCTTCCACGTCGGCCCTGAACCGATCGCCGAACGTGGGGATCTTCCTTCCGGCCAGCACCGTGGCCAGTGTCCCCATCATTCAGCCCCCCACCGCCCCGACGATGTGATCGAGCGTGGCGGCATGCTCCTTTTCCGGCTCGACCTTGTAGAAGTGCTTGATCCCGCCGTGGACGCCGTAGTAGACCGGTTCCGCGAACCCCTCGATCATCGCCTTTCGCGTCGGGCCTTTTTCCCGCGTGATGACGATCCGCGAGGTGTGAACTACCTGTCCCATCGTTTCCTCCTGTCCCCGGAAGTGTTCTTCAGGTGTTAGATGACGGTAACAGTTTAAAGGATGGAGGTACCGGAGAAGAATAGGATTTTTTCGGAAAATGGACTAAATAAAGGGCGATAAAAAACCGATAAATAGAGGGAATCGGAGGGTCAGGGAGCTATCCCTGGGAGAGATTACGTGATCGCGATCCTCGTCGGGTCAGCATTTTTCCAGTTTCTCGCGGCGTTTCTTTCGGTCCGGTTCGTCTATACCCGCCGGCTGGGGCGCCCCTGGATCCTGGTTTCTCTGGGGCTTCTCATCCTGGGAGGGCTTCGGGTGTACGCACTTGCCGGCAGCCTCTCCGAAACCGCCTCCGGAATCTTCGACCCCACGGTGGAGAGGTTCTCCCTGCTGGTTTCCTTCCTCCTGGCATCCGGGTTCGCGCTCACCGAGCGGTGGTTCCTCCTGAAGGAGCGGCTGGAGGGCCGGTTCCGGCTGATCTCCGAGGTGGACCAGTCCCTGATCGGCGTCCTGGATGAAAACCGGATCCTGTTCAACGTGTGCGAGGTGCTTTCGCGGCGCAAAGGATACCGCCTGGCATGGATCGCTGCCGGGGAGCTCGATGGCTCCGTCCGGGTCGTGAAACACGCGGGAGAGGGGGAAGCGCCCCTCACGAGCGCTGCCATCCGGTGGGACGATGCCCCGGAAGGGCAGGGGCCCACGGGTCGTGCGCTTCGAACGGGAGAGGCGTGCGTTGTGAACCGCATGCGGAGGAACCCCCGCATGGCGGCATGGGAGAAGGTCCTCGCGGAATCCGGCGTCCGCAGCGCGGCCTCCGTTCGCATCGAACCCGACGGGCAGCAGCCGATGGCGCTGACCATCTACGCGGACGCCCGTTCCGCCTTCGACCGGCTGGAGATGGAGGCCGTCTCCGCGCTGGCCCACCGCGTCGGAGGGGCCGTTCAGAGCGCGAGGCGGTACGAATTCTTCGTTTGCGCGAAAGGGGCGTACGACGACCTCCTTCGGACGCAGCGGGACGGTGTGATTCTCGTTCGTGGAGAGAAGGTCGTCCGGGTCAACCTCGCGGCGGCGGCGATGCTCGGATACCGGGAGGAAGAGCTCGTCGGGATGGATCCCGCCGTGATCCTCAAGGATTCACAAGAGAAGCCGGAGATGGCGAGGAGCCTTCGCGGCGGCGGCGAGGACGGCGGACGCTTCGAGTGGGAGGCGGAAATCCTGCGAAAGGACGGATCCTCCTTCAGCGGGGAAGTCATCGCCACGTGGCTCCCCAGGGAGTACAAAAAGGCGACTTGGATCCCGAAGTTCAGCGGGCCGCTCGGGATGATCATCCTTCGGGACATTACCCAGAGGAAACAGTTTCTGGAGGATCTGCGCAAGGAGCGCGATTTCTCCGCGAAGATCCTCGCCATCGCCGGGGTCCTCGTCGCGCAGCTGGGCCCCCGCGGAGAGGTTCTCCTGGTCAACCGCCAATTCGAGGAGATGACGGGATACCACGGGGAGCAGGTCTCCGGCCGGGAGATGGCCGGGTTGCTGATCTCCGGGACGGCGCGGGATTCCTACCTGAGGGCATTCGCAGACGTACTCAAAGGCAACGTTCCGTCCAACCTCGAGTTCCCGATCGTGTCGAGGACGGGCGAGGAACGGCTGGTGGTCTGGAACCACGCGGCCCTTCGGGATTCGGCCGGGCAAGTGACCTCGGTGATCGCGACCGGCACCGACGTCACGGAAAGCCGCCGCCTGGAGCGGCAGATCATCGAGATGCAAAAGATGGAAGCCGTGGGCACGCTTGCCGGTGGGGTCGCCCACGACTTCAACAACATCCTCACCGGGATCCTCGGGAACCTCGACCTGGCCAGCGAGGCCATCCCTCCCGAGTCCCTCGCGGCGCTTCCCATCCAGGAATCGATCAAGGCTTCGGAGCGGGCTGCCAACATGGTCCGCCAGCTCCTGGACTTTTCCCGTCGCTCCCCCTCGGAGCGGCGGGCCATCGACCTGGGGAAACTGGCGCAGGAGGTCGTGGACCTTTTTGCTCAGGCGATCGACAAACGGATCGAAGTGGAGACCTTTCTCACCGGCGATCTCTGGCTGGCGAAAGCCGACCCCAACCAGATGCACCAGGTGATGATGAACCTCTGCGTGAACGCCCGGGACGCGATCATGGAGTGCCTGGAAGGGAAACCACGCACCGAAGAGCCGTCGGGAAGATACAGGATCCGAATTCTCACGGGAAATGCTGCCATCGGGGAGGAATACTGCCGGCAGCACCCCTACGCGCGCCGGGGGGATTTCGTCGTCCTGTCGATTTCGGACAACGGTTCCGGCATGGACAAGGCGACCCAGCGGCGGATCTTCGAGCCGTTTTTCACCACGAAGAAACTGGGACGGGGAACGGGTCTCGGGCTCTCCACCGTGTATGGCATCATGAAGCAGCACGAGGGGTGGATCACTCTGGAAAGCCAGACGGGGAAGGGGACGACCTTCCATGCCTACTTGCCGCGGGCGGAAGAACGGCAGGCAGAGAAACTCCCGCCCCCGGAAAAAGCCAAGGCGAG belongs to Deltaproteobacteria bacterium RBG_16_64_85 and includes:
- a CDS encoding fructose-bisphosphate aldolase, whose product is MPAHELGSVARSLVAAGKGILAADESAPTIEKRLKAVDVPSTEEHRRAYRELLFTTPGVSEFISGVILFDETIRQKASDGTPFPEVLSRPGILPGIKVDQGAKALAGFPGEKITEGLDGLRERLVEYRKAGARFAKWRAVIAIGAGIPTSYCLKANAHALARYAALCQEAGLVPIVEPEVLMDGSHTIERCEEVTMTMLSLVFSELLEHRVVLEGTLLKPNMVLSGKECPKQASVAEVAEATVRCLRRVVPSAVPGIVFLSGGQSAGQATEHLNAMNALGKQPWELSFSYGRALQDPVLKTWRGIPANVPGAQRTFYHRARCNGAARHGRYTKEMEISAA
- a CDS encoding NADPH:quinone reductase — encoded protein: MKAIRVHQYGEPENLAMENLPVPKPGKGEALVKLEAIGVNFIDVYQRMGLYRSPLPFTPGNEGSGVVAETGPGVGEVAVGDRVAYAGALGSYAEYAVVPSWRLIKLPDGVDGGLAAAAMLQGMTAHYLTHSTYPLQPGDTCLVHAAAGGVGLLLAQMARRRGARVIGTVSTKEKAELAHAFGADEVILYTERDFESEVRLLTGGKGVQVVYDSVGQTTFEKSLNCLAPRGYLALYGQSSGPVPPFDPQILNTKGGLFLTRPSLGQYTATREELLWRANVVLGWVASGELKVRIAARFPLPEAAEAHRQLSGRKTTGKVLLLP
- a CDS encoding aminoacyl-tRNA deacylase, whose product is MPKEKPPVTPAVRVLRASKIPYTDHLYVYEEKGGTAVSSRELGVDEHVVVKTLILEDDGRNPLVMLMHGDRQVSTKDLARIIGVKTVIPCSPETALKHTGYLVGGTSPFGTRKEMPVYMEDTILDLPKIYINGGKRGYLVGVDPKDVARILKPTLVRVAIR
- a CDS encoding RNA 3'-terminal-phosphate cyclase encodes the protein MIEIDGSHGEGGGQILRTALALSCMFRKPFRIINIRRNRKKPGLSPQHLTGVRAAQAVSGAQVTGDRTGSTEITFSPGEVKAGDYAFDVGTAGSTLLVLQTLLPPLLFAESRSTVTLTGGTHVPFSPSYPYVSDVFAPALAKMGLEVRLSIESYGFYPRGGGKIGAEIRPAAKILPLRMAERGELLAITGSSAVGRLPRSIAERQRKAAMEKIRSRIGESEVGVRIDLLEAPTPGQGTFLFLHAASENAAAGFTSLGAIGKRAETVGEEAAAEFLRYHSTGSALDPHLPDQIALYLSICGEESYFTTSRITQHLLTNLWVTGLFHAFTHSIDGEPGRPGSLKIHSKSR